One window of Meiothermus sp. Pnk-1 genomic DNA carries:
- a CDS encoding NADH-quinone oxidoreductase subunit B family protein: protein MPSLLDLFQKDVQELENEGVLFTTLEKLVAWGRSNSLWPATFGLACCAIEMMASTDARNDLARFGSEVFRASPRQADVMIVAGRLSKKMAPVMRRVYDQMPDPKWVISMGACASSGGMFNNYAIVQNVDSVVPVDVYVPGCPPRPEALIYAVMQLQKKVQGKARDDQGRKLPPVEAWRR, encoded by the coding sequence ATGCCTTCACTGCTTGACCTCTTCCAAAAAGACGTGCAAGAGCTCGAGAACGAGGGGGTGCTTTTCACCACCCTCGAGAAACTAGTCGCCTGGGGCCGTTCCAACTCGCTGTGGCCCGCCACCTTCGGGCTGGCCTGCTGCGCCATCGAGATGATGGCCTCCACCGACGCCAGAAACGACCTGGCCCGCTTCGGCTCGGAGGTGTTCCGGGCCAGCCCCCGCCAAGCCGACGTGATGATCGTGGCCGGGCGCTTGAGCAAGAAAATGGCCCCGGTGATGCGCCGGGTCTATGACCAGATGCCCGACCCCAAGTGGGTCATCAGCATGGGGGCTTGTGCTTCCTCGGGGGGGATGTTCAACAACTACGCCATCGTGCAAAACGTGGACAGCGTGGTACCGGTGGATGTCTATGTCCCCGGCTGTCCGCCCCGCCCGGAAGCGCTCATCTACGCGGTGATGCAGCTTCAGAAGAAGGTCCAGGGCAAAGCCCGCGACGACCAAGGGCGCAAGCTTCCCCCAGTAGAAGCCTGGAGGCGATAG
- the nuoE gene encoding NADH-quinone oxidoreductase subunit NuoE, producing MGFFDDKQEWLAEVFSQYPPEGRRAALMPLLRRVQQEEGWISPERQEEIARIVGTTATEVAGVMSFYTYFQSLPTGKHHLQVCATLSCAIGGADELWDELVQTLGILPGEVTPDGLFSIQKVECLGSCHTAPVVQINDEPYVECVTKARLHALLQGLREGKRLEEIELPGKVGHVVHNAGEEVVA from the coding sequence ATGGGATTCTTCGACGATAAACAAGAATGGCTGGCCGAGGTCTTCAGCCAGTACCCCCCCGAAGGGCGGCGGGCAGCATTGATGCCCTTGCTGCGCCGGGTGCAGCAGGAGGAGGGTTGGATCAGCCCCGAACGGCAGGAGGAGATCGCCCGAATCGTGGGCACCACCGCCACCGAGGTAGCCGGGGTGATGAGCTTTTACACCTACTTTCAAAGCCTCCCTACCGGCAAACACCACCTCCAAGTCTGCGCTACTTTATCCTGCGCCATCGGCGGGGCCGACGAGCTGTGGGACGAGTTGGTGCAGACCCTGGGCATTCTGCCGGGCGAGGTAACCCCGGATGGCCTTTTCTCGATCCAAAAAGTGGAATGTCTAGGAAGCTGCCACACTGCTCCGGTGGTGCAGATCAACGATGAGCCCTACGTGGAGTGCGTGACCAAGGCCCGCCTCCACGCCCTGCTACAGGGCCTGCGCGAGGGCAAACGCCTCGAGGAAATCGAGCTGCCGGGCAAGGTGGGACACGTGGTGCACAATGCAGGAGAGGAGGTGGTGGCGTGA
- the nuoD gene encoding NADH dehydrogenase (quinone) subunit D produces the protein MRPISAPTEPPELPTELRSEVMTLNVGPQHPSTHGVLRVVVTLSGEEVLELVPHIGYLHTGFEKNMENRTYLQNITYTPRMDYLHSFAHDLAYALAVEKLVGAEVPLRAQTIRVLLNELSRIASHLVFLGTGLLDFGALTPFFYAFREREAVLDLFEWVTGQRFHHNYIRIGGLKEDLPPEFLGEVRKFLQTMPHRIDEYEGLFRESPIFYERAKGVAVIPPEDAINLGLTGGNLRASGVNYDVRKAYPYAGYETYSFDVPLGENGDIFDRMIVRIQEMRESVKIIRQAVERLEGMGAGPIRDPNPQISLPPRRLLETSMEAVIYHFKLVTEGFHPALGEVYVPTESARGELGYYIISDGGSMPYRVKVRAPSFVNLRALPYACKGIQVPDMVAVIASLDPVMGDVDR, from the coding sequence ATGAGACCAATCAGCGCGCCCACAGAGCCCCCCGAGCTGCCCACCGAGCTGCGCAGCGAGGTCATGACCCTCAACGTGGGGCCGCAGCACCCCTCCACCCACGGGGTGTTGCGGGTGGTGGTGACGCTCTCGGGGGAGGAGGTGCTCGAGCTGGTGCCGCACATCGGCTATCTGCACACCGGCTTCGAGAAGAACATGGAGAACCGCACCTACCTGCAAAACATCACCTACACCCCCCGGATGGATTACCTGCACTCCTTCGCCCACGACCTGGCCTACGCCCTGGCGGTGGAGAAGCTGGTCGGGGCCGAAGTCCCCCTCCGCGCCCAAACCATCCGCGTTTTGCTCAACGAACTCTCCCGCATCGCTTCCCACCTGGTGTTCCTGGGCACGGGCCTGCTGGACTTCGGCGCCCTCACCCCTTTCTTCTACGCCTTCCGCGAGCGCGAGGCGGTGCTCGACCTCTTTGAGTGGGTCACGGGCCAGCGCTTCCACCACAACTACATCCGCATCGGCGGGCTCAAGGAGGATCTGCCTCCAGAGTTTTTGGGCGAGGTCAGGAAGTTTCTCCAGACCATGCCCCACCGCATCGACGAGTACGAGGGGCTCTTCCGAGAAAGCCCCATCTTCTACGAGCGGGCCAAGGGCGTCGCGGTGATCCCCCCCGAAGACGCCATCAACCTGGGGCTCACCGGCGGCAACCTGCGGGCCAGCGGGGTGAACTACGATGTGCGCAAGGCCTATCCCTATGCGGGCTACGAAACCTATAGCTTTGACGTGCCGCTGGGGGAAAACGGGGATATCTTCGACCGTATGATCGTGCGCATCCAGGAGATGCGCGAGTCGGTGAAGATCATCCGCCAAGCCGTGGAGCGGCTGGAGGGGATGGGCGCAGGCCCCATCCGCGACCCCAACCCCCAGATCTCGCTGCCCCCCAGGAGGCTGCTCGAGACCAGCATGGAAGCGGTCATTTACCATTTCAAGCTGGTCACCGAGGGCTTCCACCCCGCCCTGGGCGAGGTGTACGTGCCGACCGAAAGCGCCCGGGGCGAGCTGGGTTACTACATCATCTCCGACGGCGGCTCAATGCCCTACCGGGTCAAGGTGCGGGCCCCCAGCTTCGTCAACCTGCGGGCGCTGCCCTACGCCTGCAAAGGCATCCAGGTGCCGGACATGGTAGCGGTGATCGCCTCTTTGGATCCCGTGATGGGGGATGTGGACCGGTGA
- a CDS encoding NADH-quinone oxidoreductase subunit A — MAPISEYINVLVYLAVALAIGVLAVGVGALLGPKRPSRAKLMAYESGNDPAGEVKRFPIHFYAVAMLFIIFDVEVAFLWPYALSAGGLGLTGFYVLLIFTVLLLVGFLYEWFKGVTKWH, encoded by the coding sequence TTGGCGCCCATCTCGGAATACATCAATGTGCTGGTCTATCTGGCAGTAGCGCTGGCGATCGGGGTGCTGGCGGTGGGGGTGGGGGCCCTCCTGGGCCCTAAGCGCCCTAGCCGGGCCAAGCTAATGGCCTACGAGTCGGGCAACGACCCCGCCGGAGAGGTCAAGCGCTTCCCGATCCATTTTTACGCGGTGGCCATGCTCTTCATCATCTTTGATGTGGAAGTGGCCTTCTTGTGGCCCTACGCCCTGAGCGCGGGCGGCTTGGGCCTCACCGGCTTCTATGTGCTTTTGATCTTCACGGTGTTGCTCTTGGTGGGCTTCCTCTACGAGTGGTTCAAGGGAGTGACGAAATGGCACTAG
- a CDS encoding NADH-quinone oxidoreductase subunit C: MTRLEQVLQLASAKGWKTQSQHGNTWVVLSREEFKAQMRAFQEMGFNYLADIVGIDYLNYPEAKPERFSVVYELVSLPGYKDGDGSRMFVRVYLPERDPVIPTVVDLWLSADYLEREVYDLFGIRFEGHPDLRKILTPEDLEGHPLRKDYPLGETPTLFKEGRFIDPAAFRAGLTGKDSGMTGWRGGTRRGYQEVYREIAQVSKKEGQ, encoded by the coding sequence ATGACCCGGCTCGAGCAAGTACTTCAGCTGGCCTCGGCTAAAGGCTGGAAGACCCAGAGCCAACACGGCAACACCTGGGTGGTGCTTTCCCGGGAGGAGTTTAAGGCGCAGATGCGGGCTTTCCAGGAGATGGGCTTCAACTACCTGGCCGACATCGTGGGGATCGACTATCTCAACTACCCCGAAGCCAAGCCCGAGCGCTTCTCGGTGGTCTACGAGCTGGTCTCCCTGCCCGGCTACAAGGACGGAGACGGCAGCCGGATGTTTGTGCGGGTGTATCTCCCGGAGAGAGATCCGGTGATTCCCACCGTGGTGGATCTGTGGCTTTCCGCCGACTACCTCGAGCGCGAGGTCTACGACCTCTTCGGTATCCGGTTTGAGGGCCACCCGGACCTGCGCAAGATCCTCACCCCCGAGGACCTCGAGGGCCACCCCTTGCGCAAGGACTACCCGCTGGGCGAGACCCCGACCCTCTTTAAAGAAGGCCGTTTCATCGATCCGGCGGCTTTTCGGGCCGGCCTCACCGGAAAGGACAGCGGCATGACGGGCTGGCGCGGGGGCACCCGGCGGGGTTACCAGGAGGTCTACCGGGAGATCGCCCAGGTCAGCAAAAAGGAGGGCCAATGA
- the nuoF gene encoding NADH-quinone oxidoreductase subunit NuoF, which produces MSLPSGPIVSGRDPRFEKTLYKHVGVEGSWTLDYYLSHGGYGAAKKALAMTPEQVVEEVKRSGLRGRGGAGFPTGLKWSFMPKPSGKQHYIVCNADESEPGSFKDRYLMEDDPHQLIEGMIIAGYAIHATKGYIYIRGEYRRAYDRLKGAIQEAYAKGYLGQNLFGSGFSFDLYLHRGAGAYICGEETALMNSLEGLRANPRLKPPFPAQAGLWGKPTTINNVESLCSVVHIIDRGADWFASMGTEKSKGHKLYQVSGPFRRPGVYELPMGATFRELLMDWAGGPTEPIQAIIPGGSSCPPLPWNDEILDTPMDYESLAAKGSLLGTGGVIGIPASMSMVDAMWNVTRFYGHESCGKCTPCREGVSGWMVGLFAKIGTGRGEKGDVELLENLLDQIEGRSFCALADAACWPVRGSLKHFRHQYVDLVENGKAVERATPRWR; this is translated from the coding sequence GTGAGCCTTCCTTCCGGCCCTATCGTCTCCGGGCGCGACCCCCGCTTTGAGAAGACCCTTTACAAGCACGTAGGGGTGGAGGGCAGCTGGACCTTGGACTATTACCTCTCCCACGGCGGCTATGGCGCGGCCAAGAAAGCCCTCGCCATGACCCCGGAGCAGGTGGTGGAGGAGGTCAAGCGATCCGGGCTGCGCGGGCGCGGCGGGGCGGGGTTCCCCACCGGGCTCAAGTGGAGCTTCATGCCCAAGCCCTCGGGGAAACAACACTACATCGTCTGCAACGCCGACGAGAGCGAACCGGGAAGCTTCAAGGACCGCTACCTCATGGAAGATGACCCGCACCAGCTCATCGAGGGCATGATCATCGCCGGGTACGCCATCCACGCCACCAAGGGCTACATCTACATCCGGGGTGAATACCGGCGGGCCTACGACCGCCTGAAGGGGGCCATCCAAGAAGCCTACGCCAAAGGCTATCTGGGCCAAAACCTCTTCGGCAGCGGCTTTAGCTTTGACCTCTACCTGCACCGGGGGGCCGGGGCGTACATCTGTGGCGAGGAGACCGCGCTGATGAACTCGCTCGAGGGCCTGCGCGCCAACCCCCGCCTCAAGCCGCCTTTTCCCGCCCAGGCGGGTTTGTGGGGCAAGCCTACCACCATCAACAACGTCGAGTCACTGTGCTCGGTGGTGCACATCATCGACCGTGGGGCCGACTGGTTCGCCAGCATGGGCACCGAGAAGTCCAAAGGGCACAAGCTCTACCAGGTCTCGGGGCCGTTCCGACGCCCCGGCGTGTACGAGCTACCCATGGGGGCAACCTTCCGCGAGCTGCTCATGGACTGGGCCGGGGGGCCTACCGAGCCCATCCAGGCCATCATCCCCGGCGGCTCCTCCTGCCCTCCGCTGCCCTGGAACGACGAGATCCTCGACACCCCCATGGACTATGAGTCCCTCGCCGCCAAAGGGTCGCTGCTGGGCACCGGCGGAGTCATCGGCATCCCGGCCAGCATGAGCATGGTGGATGCGATGTGGAACGTGACCCGCTTCTATGGCCACGAGTCCTGCGGCAAATGCACCCCCTGCCGTGAAGGGGTCTCGGGCTGGATGGTGGGCCTTTTTGCAAAGATCGGGACCGGACGGGGCGAGAAAGGCGACGTGGAGCTATTGGAAAACCTTCTCGATCAGATCGAAGGGCGCAGCTTCTGCGCTTTGGCCGACGCCGCCTGCTGGCCGGTGCGCGGCAGCCTCAAGCACTTCCGCCACCAGTACGTGGACTTGGTGGAAAACGGCAAAGCCGTCGAACGCGCTACGCCCCGGTGGAGGTAA